In one Pseudomonas sp. MM211 genomic region, the following are encoded:
- a CDS encoding aminopeptidase has translation MTTAMLAHCTSYLVDLPRRVAVPLFALLLAGCSTVDYYGQLARGQLQLLHARQPVQALIDDPSTKPQLRQRLALSQEARSFASEHLGLPDNRSYRLYADLQRPFVVWNLFATPEFSLQPQLHCFPIAGCVAYRGFYEQNRARGAAALLDAQGLDTYLGGVEAYSTLGWFDDPILNTMLRWSDERLVAVIFHELAHQQYYLAGDTAFNESYATFVEREGLRQWRAARGLPAAQALPVQPREQFSELVLASRARLEALYASGLDADAMRAGKQAEFDRLRDEYRQLQATQWKGVGYYDGWINGPLNNAKLLPFGLYDRWVEAFAGLFREAQGDWPTFYRRVAELGALSDEQRLIQLQALDAVREK, from the coding sequence ATGACGACCGCCATGCTCGCACATTGCACCTCCTATCTTGTCGACCTGCCGCGCCGTGTGGCGGTTCCCCTGTTCGCGCTGTTGCTGGCAGGCTGCAGCACGGTCGATTACTACGGCCAGCTGGCCCGCGGGCAACTGCAGTTGCTGCACGCGCGGCAACCGGTGCAGGCGCTGATCGACGATCCATCGACCAAGCCGCAACTGCGCCAGCGCCTGGCGCTGTCCCAGGAGGCGCGCAGCTTCGCCAGCGAGCATCTGGGCCTGCCGGACAATCGCAGCTATCGCCTGTATGCCGATCTACAACGGCCGTTCGTGGTGTGGAACCTGTTCGCCACCCCGGAGTTTTCCCTGCAGCCGCAACTGCACTGCTTTCCAATCGCCGGCTGCGTGGCTTACCGCGGTTTTTATGAGCAGAACCGTGCTCGCGGCGCGGCGGCACTGCTCGATGCACAGGGGCTCGACACTTATTTGGGCGGGGTGGAGGCCTATTCGACCCTGGGTTGGTTCGATGATCCGATCCTCAACACCATGCTGCGCTGGAGCGACGAACGTCTGGTCGCGGTGATTTTCCACGAACTGGCGCACCAGCAGTATTACCTGGCCGGCGACACCGCTTTCAACGAGTCCTATGCCACCTTCGTCGAGAGGGAGGGGTTGCGCCAGTGGCGTGCTGCACGGGGCTTGCCGGCTGCGCAGGCGTTGCCGGTTCAGCCGCGCGAGCAGTTCAGCGAACTGGTGCTGGCCAGTCGCGCGCGCCTGGAAGCCCTCTACGCCAGCGGCCTCGATGCCGACGCGATGCGTGCTGGCAAGCAAGCCGAATTCGACCGTCTGCGCGACGAGTACCGGCAGCTGCAGGCCACGCAATGGAAAGGCGTCGGCTATTACGATGGCTGGATCAACGGGCCGCTGAACAACGCCAAGTTGCTGCCCTTCGGTCTTTACGATCGCTGGGTGGAGGCCTTTGCCGGCCTGTTCCGCGAGGCGCAGGGCGACTGGCCGACGTTCTATCGCCGGGTGGCAGAGCTGGGTGCTTTGTCTGATGAGCAACGGCTTATACAACTGCAAGCGCTAGATGCTGTCCGAGAGAAGTGA
- a CDS encoding DUF1161 domain-containing protein: protein MKGWTAVMLVLGLLGSNAWAAPKSCEELRQEIEVKIQAAGVASYTLEIVTNEEVEDDSMVIGTCDNGTRKVIYQRNDLTGSRMM from the coding sequence ATGAAAGGATGGACGGCAGTGATGCTGGTGCTTGGCCTGTTGGGCAGCAATGCCTGGGCCGCGCCCAAGTCGTGCGAGGAGCTCAGGCAGGAGATCGAAGTGAAGATCCAGGCTGCGGGCGTTGCCAGCTATACGCTGGAGATCGTCACGAACGAAGAGGTCGAGGACGACAGCATGGTGATCGGCACGTGCGACAACGGCACTCGCAAGGTGATCTATCAGCGCAATGACCTCACCGGTTCGAGGATGATGTAG
- a CDS encoding HAD family hydrolase produces MQQRTVLFDLDGTLTDPREGITRSVQYALAQLDIHEPDLQALEHFIGPPLLQCFMHTYSLSEARAWDAVNHYRVRFRDVGLYENQVFDGVVELLQLLREQGRTLYIATSKPTVFATEIARHFDFGRYFKTIYGSELDGTRTNKVELIAHLLEQEGLDPADTLMIGDRKHDLIGAHSNGLDAVAVGYGFGSLEELSGERPAHHFQTLAQLHQAFAG; encoded by the coding sequence ATGCAGCAGCGCACCGTTCTCTTCGACCTCGACGGCACCCTGACCGACCCGCGCGAGGGCATCACCCGTTCGGTGCAGTACGCCCTGGCGCAGCTGGATATCCATGAGCCCGATCTGCAGGCCCTGGAGCACTTCATCGGCCCGCCGCTGCTGCAGTGCTTCATGCACACCTACAGCCTCAGCGAGGCACGCGCCTGGGATGCGGTGAACCACTACCGGGTGCGGTTTCGCGACGTCGGGCTGTACGAAAATCAGGTGTTCGACGGCGTGGTCGAGCTACTGCAACTGCTGCGCGAGCAAGGGCGCACGCTGTATATCGCCACCAGCAAACCCACAGTGTTCGCCACGGAGATCGCCCGCCACTTCGATTTCGGTCGCTACTTCAAGACGATCTATGGCAGTGAGCTGGATGGCACACGTACCAACAAGGTGGAACTGATCGCCCACCTGCTTGAGCAGGAAGGCCTCGATCCTGCCGATACGCTGATGATCGGCGACCGCAAGCACGACCTGATCGGCGCTCACAGCAACGGCCTCGATGCCGTGGCGGTAGGTTATGGCTTCGGCAGCCTGGAAGAGTTGAGCGGCGAACGGCCGGCCCATCACTTCCAGACGCTGGCGCAGTTGCACCAGGCCTTCGCTGGCTGA
- a CDS encoding efflux RND transporter periplasmic adaptor subunit translates to MTFSPFPIRRRWLLAAVALVPVIALAWFNGEPTPAYETAVVGRGDVEATVVAIGTLQPRYSVDVGAQVSGQIMRLHVEPGDQVEKGQLLAEIDASLHEATVEADRAALQGLRAQLEEQQAQLLLARQQHERQTHLARLDATREEDVQAAAAGYKSARARLDNLRAKIAESQALLKRNEAQLSYTRIYAPIAGSVLGVDVKEGQTLNATYQTPTVMRIADLRSMTGWTRVSEADIRRVKAGLPLYFTTLGGDERRWRSTVRQVLPAPPVTTTGQGEASSSAAEPEKVVQYTVLFEVDNNDGELMPQMTAQVVFVTASAKGVLTAPLDALQGKPGNYQVRVLAGNQAQQRAVKVGARDRQVAEILEGLQEGERLVTGDAPADSGMSRFQW, encoded by the coding sequence ATGACGTTTTCCCCTTTCCCCATTCGCCGGCGCTGGCTGCTCGCCGCGGTCGCGCTCGTGCCGGTCATCGCTTTGGCCTGGTTCAACGGCGAGCCGACGCCAGCCTATGAAACCGCTGTGGTTGGCCGTGGCGATGTGGAAGCTACGGTGGTCGCCATCGGCACCCTGCAGCCACGCTACTCGGTGGATGTCGGCGCCCAGGTTTCCGGGCAGATCATGCGCTTGCATGTGGAACCCGGTGATCAGGTGGAAAAGGGCCAGTTGCTCGCCGAAATCGACGCCAGCCTGCATGAGGCCACCGTGGAGGCCGACCGCGCGGCTCTGCAGGGTTTGCGCGCGCAACTGGAAGAACAGCAGGCGCAGTTGCTGCTGGCGCGTCAGCAGCACGAGCGGCAAACCCACCTGGCCAGGCTCGACGCCACCCGCGAAGAGGACGTGCAGGCCGCCGCCGCGGGCTACAAATCGGCCAGGGCGCGGCTCGACAACCTGCGCGCGAAGATCGCCGAAAGCCAGGCACTGCTCAAACGCAACGAGGCACAACTGAGCTACACACGCATCTACGCACCCATCGCCGGCTCGGTGCTGGGCGTCGACGTGAAAGAAGGGCAGACCCTCAACGCCACCTATCAGACGCCCACGGTCATGCGTATCGCCGATCTGCGCAGCATGACCGGCTGGACGCGCGTCTCAGAGGCCGATATCCGCCGGGTCAAGGCAGGCCTGCCGCTGTACTTCACTACCCTCGGCGGTGACGAGCGGCGTTGGCGCAGTACGGTACGCCAGGTATTGCCCGCGCCACCGGTGACCACCACCGGGCAGGGTGAGGCGAGCAGTAGTGCCGCCGAACCGGAAAAGGTGGTGCAGTACACCGTGCTGTTCGAAGTGGATAACAACGACGGCGAGCTGATGCCGCAGATGACCGCCCAGGTGGTGTTCGTCACCGCCTCGGCGAAGGGTGTGCTGACCGCTCCGCTGGATGCCTTGCAGGGCAAACCGGGTAATTATCAGGTGCGTGTTCTTGCCGGGAACCAGGCGCAACAGCGTGCAGTGAAAGTCGGTGCGCGAGATCGCCAGGTGGCGGAAATCCTCGAGGGTCTGCAGGAAGGCGAGCGCCTGGTGACGGGCGATGCGCCGGCCGATTCGGGCATGTCGAGGTTCCAGTGGTAG
- a CDS encoding MacB family efflux pump subunit, giving the protein MVAPTTAALIELQGIRRTYGGENGAPAVDVLRGISLSIQAGEFVAIVGTSGSGKSTLMNMLGCLDRPSAGTYRFAGEDVAAFDVDQLAWLRREAFGFVFQGYHLIATESARENVEVPAIYAGMPAEQRRERASALLRRLGLDERLEHRPGQLSGGQQQRVSIARALMNGGRIILADEPTGALDSRSGEEVMALLHELADAGHTIILITHDRDVAAQARRVIEIRDGEIISDSGATLPSNALPAPDMRQAGRDSGASFFSELGEMMRGAWRVLLIHRFRTALTLLGIVIGVASVIVMLAVGEGARQKVVAEMGVMGANMMYVSSDVPRTGGPIGVLTESDFEAIGKLREVARVMPVLRDPALIRHGQQALQTEVLGVGENLPHIHRWPVARGRFFSAAENREIAPVAVLGHEVYTSVFPDGSDPLGTIILINSSPFEVIGVMSEKGSEAGGNYPDEQVLVPHSTGVVRVFPKLRDESYGAIEVKRSDLVAQAQAALEELMLQRHGRQDFRVYNSAAKLQAEAKTRQSMTLMLGLIAAVSLLVGGIGVMNVMLMTVRERTREIGIRMATGARQRDILRQFLTESVLVTLVGGSVGVVTGLLFGALLIAWNVPLVFSLSAMLLAFACSVGTGLVFGYLPAKTAAQLDPVVALAVQ; this is encoded by the coding sequence GTGGTAGCTCCAACAACAGCAGCGCTGATCGAACTGCAGGGCATCAGGCGCACCTACGGGGGTGAGAACGGCGCGCCAGCCGTCGATGTGCTGCGTGGCATCAGCCTGTCGATCCAGGCGGGTGAGTTCGTCGCCATCGTCGGCACGTCCGGCTCCGGCAAATCGACGCTGATGAACATGCTCGGCTGCCTGGATCGCCCCAGTGCCGGTACTTACCGCTTCGCCGGCGAGGACGTGGCGGCCTTTGATGTCGATCAACTGGCCTGGCTGCGGCGCGAGGCGTTCGGCTTCGTGTTCCAGGGCTATCACCTGATCGCCACCGAGTCAGCGCGGGAGAACGTCGAAGTGCCGGCCATCTACGCCGGCATGCCCGCCGAGCAGCGCCGTGAGCGGGCATCTGCGCTATTGCGTCGGCTGGGGCTGGACGAGCGCCTGGAGCACCGGCCAGGCCAATTGTCCGGCGGCCAGCAGCAACGCGTATCGATTGCCCGGGCGCTGATGAATGGCGGGCGCATCATCCTTGCCGACGAACCCACCGGCGCGCTGGACAGCCGCAGCGGCGAGGAGGTGATGGCGCTGCTGCACGAGCTGGCAGACGCCGGGCACACCATCATTCTGATCACCCACGACCGTGACGTCGCTGCACAGGCGCGGCGGGTGATCGAGATCCGCGATGGGGAAATCATCAGCGACAGCGGCGCCACGCTACCGAGCAACGCGCTGCCTGCCCCGGACATGCGCCAGGCCGGGCGCGACAGCGGCGCCTCCTTCTTCAGCGAGCTGGGCGAGATGATGCGTGGCGCCTGGCGCGTGTTGTTGATCCACCGTTTCCGTACCGCGCTGACCTTGCTGGGCATCGTCATTGGCGTGGCCTCGGTGATCGTCATGCTTGCCGTCGGTGAAGGTGCCCGGCAGAAAGTGGTCGCCGAAATGGGCGTGATGGGCGCCAACATGATGTACGTGTCCAGCGACGTGCCGCGTACCGGCGGCCCAATCGGGGTGCTCACCGAGAGCGATTTCGAGGCGATTGGCAAGCTGCGCGAGGTGGCCCGGGTGATGCCGGTGCTGCGTGATCCGGCACTGATCCGCCACGGCCAGCAGGCGCTGCAGACCGAAGTGCTCGGCGTCGGCGAGAACCTGCCGCACATTCACCGCTGGCCGGTGGCGCGCGGGCGCTTCTTCAGCGCCGCGGAGAACCGCGAGATCGCGCCCGTGGCGGTGCTTGGTCATGAGGTCTACACCAGCGTGTTCCCGGATGGCAGCGATCCGCTCGGCACGATCATCCTGATCAACAGTTCACCCTTCGAGGTCATCGGGGTGATGAGCGAGAAGGGCAGTGAAGCGGGTGGCAACTACCCCGACGAGCAGGTGCTGGTGCCGCACAGCACGGGTGTGGTGCGGGTGTTTCCCAAGCTGCGTGACGAGAGCTACGGGGCCATCGAAGTGAAGCGCAGCGACCTGGTCGCCCAAGCCCAGGCCGCGCTCGAAGAGCTGATGCTGCAGCGCCATGGTCGTCAGGATTTTCGCGTCTACAACTCCGCCGCCAAGCTGCAGGCCGAGGCCAAGACGCGGCAGAGCATGACCCTGATGCTTGGCCTGATCGCCGCCGTATCTCTGCTGGTCGGCGGTATCGGCGTGATGAACGTGATGCTCATGACGGTACGCGAGCGCACCCGCGAGATCGGCATTCGCATGGCCACCGGCGCCCGGCAGCGCGACATCCTGCGCCAGTTTCTCACCGAGTCGGTGCTGGTGACGCTGGTCGGTGGCAGTGTCGGGGTGGTCACCGGGTTGCTGTTCGGTGCGCTGCTGATCGCCTGGAACGTGCCGCTGGTGTTCTCGCTGTCGGCCATGCTGCTGGCATTCGCCTGCTCGGTAGGTACCGGCCTGGTGTTCGGCTACCTGCCCGCCAAGACCGCGGCGCAGCTCGACCCGGTCGTCGCGTTGGCCGTGCAATGA
- a CDS encoding efflux transporter outer membrane subunit, translating to MTPYLVSGLLAALLLGGCTQTADAPADLPTAPEHWRNAAAEPAPAPREQWWRAFASSELDAFMTQALRDNQSLAAAVARLRQADATARRAGAELSPRLDGNLAAERQARLGGNADVDGNAYRGNVAASYEVDLWGRLRASRDSAAFARDASQFDRDALQVSLSAAVASAWLDAVGLQERQRIARLNLENAERVLGTVEARQSAGAATSLALAQQRGVVALQRRELAAVTQQREDSLATLAVLLGARVDQLPASQARLFELPMPDIGAGIPSELLLARPDLARAEANLAAANANLQAARAALLPRLSLSATLGGSADSASRVFANPLYSLGSALTAPIFDGGSLRADRDLAMAQREELLADYRGALITAFAEVEVALNGLSGSAAQQQAQDEVLRQAERAFRLAESRYRAGAETLLTLLDTQRSLYSAEDEAARLRMLHLQASVNLARALGGGWREEPAGSSRAAPSHDGEQ from the coding sequence ATGACGCCTTATCTGGTCTCCGGCCTGCTGGCCGCGCTGCTACTGGGCGGTTGTACCCAGACAGCCGATGCGCCGGCAGACCTGCCCACCGCTCCCGAACACTGGCGTAACGCCGCTGCCGAACCTGCCCCGGCGCCTCGTGAGCAGTGGTGGCGGGCCTTTGCCAGCAGCGAGCTCGACGCCTTCATGACGCAGGCCCTGCGCGACAATCAGAGTCTGGCCGCCGCCGTGGCGCGCCTGCGCCAGGCCGATGCAACCGCACGCCGCGCGGGTGCCGAACTGTCGCCGCGCCTTGATGGCAATCTTGCCGCCGAGCGCCAGGCACGCCTGGGCGGTAACGCGGATGTCGATGGCAATGCCTACCGCGGCAATGTCGCCGCCAGTTATGAAGTCGACCTTTGGGGGCGCCTGCGCGCCAGTCGCGACAGTGCCGCTTTTGCGCGCGATGCCAGCCAGTTCGACCGCGATGCCCTGCAGGTCTCCCTGAGCGCCGCAGTGGCATCGGCCTGGCTGGACGCTGTTGGCTTGCAGGAGCGCCAGCGCATCGCTCGCCTCAATCTGGAAAACGCCGAGCGCGTGCTGGGTACGGTCGAGGCGCGGCAGAGCGCCGGTGCGGCCACGTCGCTGGCGCTGGCCCAGCAACGTGGCGTGGTGGCCCTGCAGCGGCGTGAGCTGGCAGCCGTCACCCAGCAACGTGAGGACAGCCTGGCAACCCTGGCCGTATTGCTCGGTGCGCGCGTGGATCAGTTGCCGGCCAGCCAGGCGCGTTTGTTCGAACTGCCCATGCCCGATATCGGCGCAGGCATCCCCAGCGAGCTGCTGTTGGCGCGCCCGGATCTGGCCCGTGCCGAAGCCAACCTGGCGGCTGCGAATGCCAATCTGCAGGCCGCTCGCGCCGCTCTCCTGCCGCGCCTCAGCCTTAGCGCCACGCTCGGCGGCAGTGCCGACAGCGCCTCACGGGTATTCGCCAATCCGCTGTACTCCCTCGGCAGTGCGCTGACCGCGCCGATCTTCGACGGTGGCAGCCTGCGCGCCGACCGTGATCTGGCCATGGCGCAGCGTGAGGAGCTGCTGGCCGATTATCGCGGTGCGCTGATCACCGCCTTCGCCGAGGTCGAGGTGGCGCTCAATGGGTTGAGCGGCAGCGCTGCGCAGCAGCAGGCCCAGGACGAGGTACTGCGGCAGGCCGAGCGTGCCTTCCGCCTGGCCGAGTCCCGCTACCGTGCCGGCGCCGAAACCCTGCTCACGCTGCTCGATACGCAGCGCAGCCTCTACAGCGCGGAAGATGAAGCGGCACGACTGCGCATGCTGCACCTGCAGGCAAGCGTCAATCTGGCACGGGCGCTGGGCGGCGGCTGGCGTGAGGAGCCTGCCGGGTCGTCAAGGGCCGCGCCAAGCCACGATGGTGAGCAATGA
- a CDS encoding immunity protein YezG family protein, translating into MTPEIQQLQQTIAQGVYEVLPEDGWTDATYSFQAITRFFSETGHYLLNDVKTVSFVAEDEVSDAFRELRTKMAALHENGHAWYTATFTLTPDGNFKFDFIYDELPAFEIIPSPDKWADEFRTYPRPELQDLVPQQPKL; encoded by the coding sequence ATGACACCCGAAATTCAACAGCTGCAGCAAACCATCGCACAAGGTGTGTACGAAGTGCTGCCAGAGGACGGTTGGACAGACGCTACCTATTCGTTCCAGGCCATTACCCGTTTTTTTTCGGAGACCGGCCACTATCTGCTCAATGACGTAAAAACAGTGTCGTTCGTCGCGGAAGATGAAGTAAGCGATGCGTTTCGCGAGCTACGTACCAAAATGGCAGCCCTCCATGAAAACGGGCATGCCTGGTACACCGCTACGTTCACACTTACCCCTGACGGCAACTTCAAATTCGATTTCATCTACGACGAACTACCTGCGTTCGAGATAATTCCATCTCCGGACAAATGGGCTGACGAATTCCGTACCTACCCACGACCGGAGCTGCAGGATCTTGTTCCACAGCAGCCGAAGCTCTAG
- a CDS encoding PoNe immunity protein domain-containing protein, protein MTRDNVKTTAYFDEWIDYDQDVIQQIRDELESNSLAPYGRVQAAYDLAKKILDRIIMRYSRGDSLTGFRDDLKSLLAVREQLKLLCDALPSDEQKNRFQYERLSFDNYLDFFWWLSLAVCLDMDEAHLERVIALINNAGQDALLDRIAVKLGAHQRAVSNELVFPKQYALLMQALDAPSQEQSNLVKKFLDGWYKGNKNLAAWYDNHKGEDTGYVGYWCFEAALVVKLFRIDDSSFRTHAHYPADLVHNT, encoded by the coding sequence ATGACTCGTGACAACGTGAAAACGACGGCGTATTTCGATGAATGGATTGATTACGATCAAGATGTAATCCAACAAATACGCGACGAACTAGAGTCCAACTCCTTGGCGCCATATGGCAGGGTTCAGGCGGCATATGACCTTGCCAAGAAAATTCTTGATCGCATCATAATGCGCTACTCAAGAGGGGATAGCCTTACCGGTTTTCGCGATGACCTCAAAAGCCTGTTGGCTGTCCGTGAGCAACTGAAGTTATTGTGCGATGCATTGCCATCGGACGAGCAAAAGAACCGTTTCCAATATGAGCGACTGAGTTTCGACAACTATCTGGATTTCTTCTGGTGGCTCTCTCTGGCCGTCTGTCTCGATATGGACGAAGCACACCTTGAGCGCGTAATCGCGCTGATCAACAACGCAGGCCAGGACGCGCTACTGGATCGTATCGCTGTGAAACTCGGCGCTCACCAGCGTGCCGTATCCAACGAATTGGTGTTCCCCAAGCAATATGCGCTGTTGATGCAAGCACTGGATGCGCCTTCGCAAGAGCAATCCAATCTGGTCAAGAAATTCCTCGACGGCTGGTACAAAGGCAACAAGAACCTTGCCGCGTGGTACGACAACCATAAAGGCGAAGACACCGGCTACGTTGGTTATTGGTGCTTTGAAGCAGCACTGGTAGTGAAGCTATTTAGAATAGACGATTCGTCTTTCAGAACGCATGCGCACTATCCGGCTGACTTAGTTCACAACACCTGA
- a CDS encoding PoNi-like cognate immunity protein, producing MPRDTLKSKEFFDKWISYDLERMQQKQNRLDSGGIPLPYGKVTAAADLCNKALEVIVMSYSRGDRVADFSGHVVRLLAEREQLKALCDALPKDEQKKRIQYERLSFDNYLDFFWWLSLAVCLGMDEAHLERVIALINNAGQDALLDRIAVKLGAHQRAVSNELVFPKQYALLLQALDAPSQEQSNLVKKFLDGWYKGNKNLAAWYDNHKGEDTGYVGYWCFEAALVVKLFGIDDSSFRTHAHYPADLVHNT from the coding sequence ATGCCGCGCGATACGCTAAAGAGCAAAGAGTTCTTCGACAAATGGATTTCGTATGACCTGGAGAGAATGCAACAGAAGCAGAACCGTCTCGACTCTGGAGGCATACCGCTGCCCTACGGCAAGGTGACCGCCGCTGCGGATCTCTGCAATAAGGCGCTTGAAGTCATCGTCATGAGCTATTCGCGTGGCGACCGGGTTGCCGATTTTAGCGGCCATGTAGTCAGACTGCTCGCTGAGCGTGAGCAACTCAAAGCGCTGTGCGACGCCCTGCCTAAGGACGAGCAAAAAAAACGCATCCAATATGAGCGACTGAGTTTCGACAACTACCTGGATTTCTTCTGGTGGCTCTCTCTGGCCGTCTGTCTCGGTATGGACGAAGCACACCTTGAGCGCGTAATCGCGCTGATCAACAACGCAGGCCAGGACGCGCTACTGGATCGTATCGCCGTGAAACTCGGCGCTCATCAGCGTGCCGTATCCAACGAATTGGTGTTCCCCAAGCAATATGCGCTGTTGCTGCAAGCACTGGATGCGCCTTCGCAAGAGCAATCCAATCTGGTCAAGAAATTCCTCGACGGCTGGTACAAAGGCAACAAGAACCTTGCAGCGTGGTACGACAACCATAAGGGCGAAGACACCGGCTACGTTGGTTATTGGTGTTTCGAAGCCGCACTGGTGGTGAAGCTATTTGGAATAGACGATTCGTCTTTCAGAACGCATGCGCACTATCCGGCTGACTTAGTTCACAACACCTGA
- a CDS encoding SMI1/KNR4 family protein — protein sequence MELKIVGQISAPPIEATTSLERYCRVKLPQDFIEFLQYGNGGIPEKNLFMHEGTDRLIERFLPVMLDPNSEDIGEYDISVVMTALDSRLGDDPDEIGCKLIPFAALFSGDFLCLDFRKNAECPEVVLWDHNQSDDFAPHTEPVAPSFADFKTQLFT from the coding sequence ATGGAATTAAAAATAGTAGGCCAGATTTCAGCGCCCCCTATTGAAGCGACCACTTCACTCGAGCGTTACTGCAGAGTAAAACTGCCTCAGGATTTTATTGAGTTCCTCCAATACGGCAATGGTGGAATCCCCGAAAAAAATCTATTTATGCATGAGGGTACGGACAGACTGATTGAACGCTTTCTACCCGTTATGCTAGACCCTAACTCAGAGGATATAGGTGAGTACGACATATCGGTAGTGATGACAGCGTTGGACTCCCGACTCGGCGATGATCCTGACGAGATCGGCTGCAAGCTCATTCCTTTCGCAGCGCTTTTTTCTGGTGACTTTCTCTGCTTAGATTTTCGGAAAAACGCTGAATGCCCTGAGGTAGTACTTTGGGATCACAACCAATCCGATGATTTCGCTCCGCATACGGAGCCAGTTGCACCCTCCTTCGCCGACTTTAAGACCCAGCTATTCACTTGA